The genomic region TTTGTAATGGATAATTGGCTGGATTGTTCATATAGATAATGCCATCGAACCATGAATTCCAGTGGGCGACGATACTAAACAAACCGACTGTTGCCAGAGCGGGCTTGAGGAGCGGGAGTAGAATACGAAGCAATACCTGTACAGGTCCTGCACCATCGATAATTGCTGATTCTTCAATTTCCTCGGGCAAACCCCTTATGAAATTCATGAGAATAATCATGCTGAATACGGGGAGAGCCCCAGGCAGGATCAAAGACCATATGGAATCGATCAGTCCCATTTTGACGACAACGAGATAGGTTGGAATGAGTCCACCGCTGAATAACATGGTTACGATGAAAAATCCCATATAGATATTACGTCCCATTAATTTTTGTTTTGACTTGGAGAGGGGATAAGCCGTGAGCACGATCAGTACCAGATTCACCAACGTTCCGAGAACGGTTCGCTGGATGGCCACCCAGAGGGAGGAGAAGAAGGACCCTCCAGTTAATGCAAATTCATAGGCCTTTGTCGTGAATTCCACAGGCCAGAACGTAACACTTCCCGCCGATACAGCCGCGCTGCTACTGAATGAAACAGCAAGCAGGTTGATAAACGGTAGGATACACAGTAGAGAGATCAGAAGCAATATGGTGTAGTTTAGGATAAGAAACAAACGCCTGCTCATACTTTTATCATAGATCATAGTGTTAGTTCCTCCTTCTTAGAAGATGCGATAACCAGCTACCCTGTAGGCCAGGATGTACGATACAGCAACGAGAACACTGGAAATGATGGATTTGAATAACCCAACAGCGGTACCGATTGAATACTGTGCCTGCTGAATTCCCAGACGGTATACATAGGTATCAATAATATCACCAGTCTGATAAACAACAGGGGAGTAGAGATTATAGATTTGGTCAAAGCCAGCATTGAGTACGTTTCCAAGCGACAATACAGTCATTAAAACAATCGTTGGCATGAGGAGCGGCAACGTAATGTAGATGGTCTGCTTCCACCGTTTCGCTCCGTCGATCACAGCGGCCTCGTAAAGTCCCGGGTCAATGCTGGTTAAGGCTGCTAAATAAACAACTGTGCCAAAGCCGAAGC from Paenibacillus sp. FSL R5-0341 harbors:
- a CDS encoding carbohydrate ABC transporter permease; its protein translation is MIYDKSMSRRLFLILNYTILLLISLLCILPFINLLAVSFSSSAAVSAGSVTFWPVEFTTKAYEFALTGGSFFSSLWVAIQRTVLGTLVNLVLIVLTAYPLSKSKQKLMGRNIYMGFFIVTMLFSGGLIPTYLVVVKMGLIDSIWSLILPGALPVFSMIILMNFIRGLPEEIEESAIIDGAGPVQVLLRILLPLLKPALATVGLFSIVAHWNSWFDGIIYMNNPANYPLQSYLQTLLQSFEQIMLKSGSDYTQLLSMMNARTGRAAQMFLGAIPILLVYPFLQKYFTKGLVLGSVKG